In a genomic window of Drosophila takahashii strain IR98-3 E-12201 chromosome 3L, DtakHiC1v2, whole genome shotgun sequence:
- the Ptip gene encoding neurogenic protein mastermind isoform X2, with amino-acid sequence MENLKISDKLFEDVIYYVLGNLDEEIERFLKSGGAQSKSFVSDQITHMICASNYTEEELSMNLDLYSAIPVTEQWIVHSAKLGRMASTKAFDPSPNQMRLMRGIRVAITNVVAGDRRRLYAMLTYHGAVVTHSFGATNTHLVCGAANGGIYNKALALPKNAIIIVTPDWVTDSLKYKNCMPVENYHPRLLKPIEKQRTQKQQATQQQQQMQQQQLQHQQQLHQQQQQQQQQQQQQQQQQQQQQQLQQQIIQQQTTATSTLSDILGFGEDSAAAKSIASIKSQLQASAEQIQQQQLPVPAQQQVVFVRPQPQAQKPAQQQSPHQLQQGGPQAPGPATHPQQHQQQQLIIQQQKIIPANLQQQPPNQQQIKNILQQQRQLKNTQQQQSQQQQQQQIQMIQQQQQQQQQTLMQQEQPQHPQALPQQHPQPLPQQLPQPLPQQHPQQHPQQHAQQLQQQQQSPRMPTTPTGRHTPRTPSTTPQPVQSPQHHQQIVQQQVGQQQVGQQQTIVQQQQIVQQQVVQQPQQQSVPVSPQMIHQHLMRQQQILNQNQMQLQQIVQSGQALTPQQQQQQRQIQQQLQQVLQNQQQLQMQMQQQQQQQQQNLQQQQSPRMVQNRSPVMPPSTPSPSLQQQQQQHHATSNMLPPQSPRQLQSPAPQMTPPPPPSPQSAQQHHLRQQQQQMQQNRQQHMMGSPQQPPMMSPQQQQQMPFQQPVHQQQRMQLQQQQQLAQQQQQQQQQQSPQHISPQSPQISQTPPMQAKLHQHQAVTGHSAQPQPQSFSQQKPIDPTDPVQVAQVLSRSALSSNQDSLIMRQQQLKQQQQLQQQQQMAPQPQQQNIGQQPQQQQQPQQQHTPSPRQSPLQQQPTTPTLQQQPQQQQQNPQQQQPQQQQQQVLTQQQPQPGQQQQVITQRHVINTSTAQGQQIIQSHMSLALQKQQQMLQVQQQTQQPQQQQQQLPQVQQIPSAQQQQQQLPQQQLPQQHAQQQVQFTQQQQIALGAGGQVRIIQQTIQRPPTNVQQQQQVPQQQQQQIIGQFPQQQQLQQQPQQQQILGVQQPQQQQQQQQKTFIISQQHFNQLSVQQQQQILAQNPQSQNVYVVNQTQQQLVQQQQMLQQQQIIPQQQQQQRMQMQQPQQIVVNQQILSDPQRLQYLQQQQLMQKQQQQQQQQQQLVGPQQQQILIQQQQAPQQQQILQQKLSNDPQQQQQIMQLITQQLPQRTPPPQQQQQQQLLLQQSPQHHQQMPQQHWSPQSPAGGQVAPSTPGTPGMQSPLSSVPTTPQPQTQQQFVPRGLRPQTSWPGQAQQQQPQPPQQQQQIVLPPPQQQQQQQQQAQVGQQQQLVLQQPQQQKIVVDEKTHTHLMSLDVHKRAEYIAKLNQQNQQNKPRVMLRQQVAYQPRPGAPGNIVSTRHAGPVPPGHIIVQQQMPPGLTQQQQVLWLQAQQGKRQVVVRAGTSGLSPIQQQPGVGPPQQQQSPQQQAFNPNDPNQQMLMQRQQLRVQQIPIQQQGPQQLGKQTVQLMTGPNGQLIEQQTIVQQPQQQSAPGTPTTPGAGGVLPGNANIMTQTLVMTSTTPDGQPQQTPQQMNLKTKTALANMLSNRLGNNGAQTPQQQLIQLPDGQQQQQPQQQQIVQQVVVTGAIQQQQQQLLLQQQQQQQQQMVVQQQQHVEPPSAAGALRMMGQQHSASAGVPGPPRTQQELLMLQQQQQQQQQQLLQQQQMRRVVALPQQQQAPQQHLVQQQIVVAPPQSPQQQQQMAVGVGVGVPVQRTPHGYIQARPGQPPIPMPQFYGHNPNLKLPADLFLVGCTFYIVEYDETDGDELPIWLDTIRQFGGDIERVYCPRVTHVICRTQRHGVVMQALRDAKRCVTAYWLSDICLKRQLMPPWQPLHLPFPSQFGYRKPLERYIITSEGFEGEEVVRLQQMAEECGAIYTSYLSKVNTVVVCKQLEGNKFNAAKEWNIPMVNALWLSDVCIGNLSGLSQYDNPKYQQYNLVAPFRIECNLVAHLLTAWKAPINLTQEAHERVKRHLSDPYGNEHKLKRQKMNSFQQEQLPEQIVCLEYPTTTKPPKVIFSQVADAEALKKAVLILGGIVVDNPADATHLVMTRESRTCKLIQACCHVDYVLKSSWIADSAKAGKFVPTDSYRIQHIPVDENLQFNLNTVLCAPTRSTLFAGKYFHVTPDVFPAREEIIRMIESSGGKVEPKRRSGAAVSETHIQAPDSYFIVTCPTDMHLCADLTRHGNPKCHIVSTEFVMSSILRQQLEIEPNLIPYLYNNNNVNSCNSNKS; translated from the exons ATGGAAAATCTCAAGATAAGCGATAAACTGTTCGAGGATGTGATTTACTATGTGCTGGGAAACTTGGACGAAGAG ATCGAACGCTTTCTCAAAAGCGGGGGCGCGCAATCAAAGTCCTTCGTATCGGATCAGATCACGCATATGATATGCGCCTCCAACTACACCGAGGAGGAGTTGTCCATGAACCTGGACCTGTACAGCGCCATTCCCGTGACGGAGCAATGGATCGTGCACAGCGCCAAACTGGGCCGAATGGCTTCGACGAAGGCCTTCGATCCGAGTCCCAATCAGATGCGGCTCATGCGCGGCATACGGGTGGCCATCACCAACGTGGTGGCCGGTGATCGGAGGCGCCTCTACGCCATGCTGACCTACCACGGTGCCGTCGTGACGCACAGCTTCGGGGCCACCAACACGCATCTGGTATGCGGAGCTGCCAACGGCGGCATCTACAACAAGGCGCTGGCGCTGCCCAAGAAtgccatcatcatcgtcacaCCTGACTGGGTGACGGACAGTCTAAAGTACAAGAACTGCATGCCGGTGGAGAACTATCATCCCAGATTACTTAAGCCCATTGAAAAGCAAAGAACGCAGAAGCAGCAGGCcactcagcagcagcagcagatgcagcaacaacaattgcaacaccagcaacagctgcatcaacagcagcagcaacaacaacagcagcagcagcaacaacaacagcagcagcagcagcaacaacagctacAACAACAGATTATCCAGCAGCAGACTACTGCTACATCCACACTCTCAGATATCCTTGGCTTTGGCGAGGACAGCGCAGCTGCCAAGAGTATCGCGAGTATCAAGTCTCAGCTGCAAGCCTCCGCCGAACAAAtccaacagcaacagctgcCCGTGCCCGCCCAGCAGCAGGTGGTATTTGTGCGCCCCCAGCCACAGGCCCAGAAGCCAGCCCAACAGCAATCCCCGCACCAGCTGCAACAAGGCGGTCCTCAGGCACCTGGACCAGCAACACACCCGCAgcagcaccaacaacaacagctaaTAATTCAGCAGCAAAAGATTATACCCGCCAATCTGCAGCAACAGCCACCAAATCAGCAGCAGATCAAAAATATCCTGCAGCAGCAGAGGCAGTTGAAAAatacgcagcagcagcagtctcagcagcagcaacagcaacaaattcaaatgattcagcagcaacagcagcagcagcagcagactcTCATGCAGCAGGAGCAACCGCAGCATCCGCAGGCACTTCCACAGCAGCACCCACAGCCCCTCCCACAGCAGCTCCCTCAGCCCCTTCCACAGCAGCACCCACAACAACATCCACAGCAGCACGCCCAGCAActtcaacaacagcagcagtcgcCCAGAATGCCGACAACTCCAACAGGCCGGCATACACCACGAACACCATCCACAACGCCTCAGCCTGTTCAGTCTCCGCAGCACCATCAGCAGATAGTGCAACAGCAGGTGGGTCAGCAGCAAGTGGGTCAGCAGCAGACGatagtgcagcagcagcaaatagTTCAACAGCAAGTTGTTCAGCAGCCGCAACAACAATCCGTACCCGTTTCGCCGCAAATGATACACCAACACCTAATGCGGCAGCAACAGATTTTGAACCAGAATCAAATGCAGCTGCAGCAAATCGTGCAAAGCGGACAAGCGTTGACcccacaacagcagcagcagcaaagacAAATTCAGCAACAGCTTCAACAAGTCCTGCAGAACCAACAACAATTGCAGATGcaaatgcagcagcaacaacagcagcagcagcagaatttgcagcaacaacagtccCCACGGATGGTGCAAAACCGTTCGCCAGTTATGCCGCCAAGTACGCCCTCGCCAtcgttgcagcagcagcaacagcagcatcaTGCTACTAGCAATATGTTGCCACCACAGTCACCGCGCCAACTGCAATCGCCAGCTCCACAGATGACTCCGCCGCCTCCGCCCTCGCCGCAGAGCGCCCAACAACATCACTtgcgccagcagcaacaacaaatgcaGCAGAATCGCCAGCAGCACATGATGGGATCACCGCAGCAGCCCCCAATGATGTCcccgcagcaacaacaacaaatgccCTTTCAACAGCCCGTccatcagcagcagcgcatgcaactgcaacagcaacaacaattggcccagcaacaacagcagcagcaacagcaacagagtCCGCAGCACATTTCGCCGCAGTCGCCCCAAATTTCCCAAACTCCACCAATGCAGGCCAAACTGCATCAGCATCAGGCTGTGACAGGACATTCCGCTCAGCCGCAGCCGCAGTCATTCTCCCAGCAGAAGCCCATCGACCCAACGGATCCTGTTCAAGTCGCTCAGGTGCTAAGCCGTTCTGCATTGAGCAGCAATCAGGACTCGCTAATAATGAGGCAACAACAATtgaagcagcaacaacaattgcaacagcaacagcaaatgGCACCGCAACCACAGCAGCAGAATATTGgacagcagccgcagcagcaacagcagccacaacaacagcacACACCGTCACCACGGCAGTCTCCACTGCAGCAACAACCTACCACGCCGACGTTGCAACAACagccacagcaacaacaacaaaatcctcaa caacagcagccacaacaacaacaacagcaggtcCTGACACAGCAACAACCCCAGCCtggacaacagcaacaagttATCACCCAGCGCCACGTTATTAACACATCCACGGCACAAGGACAACAAATCATTCAAAGCCATATGTCTTTGGCtctgcagaagcagcagcaaatgtTGCAGGTTCAACAACAGACAcaacagccgcagcagcaacaacagcagctacCTCAAGTGCAGCAAATTCCCTcggcgcagcagcaacagcagcagcttccCCAGCAGCAGCTACCGCAACAGCACGCGCAGCAACAAGTACAATttacacagcagcagcaaattgCTCTTGGAGCTGGTGGTCAAGTGCGAATAATTCAGCAGACGATACAGCGTCCACCAACCAAtgtccagcaacaacaacaggttccacaacaacaacaacaacagattATTGGCCAATttccacaacaacagcaactgcaacaacaaccTCAGCAG CAACAAATTCTTGGAGTTCAGCAgccacaacagcagcagcagcagcaacaaaaaacatttattattagtCAGCAGCACTTCAATCAACTTAgcgtgcaacagcagcagcaaatttTGGCTCAAAATCCGCAAAGCCAAAACGTTTACGTGGTCAATCAGACCCAACAGCAACttgtgcagcagcaacaaatgttgcagcagcagcagattataccgcagcagcaacaacagcaaaggaTGCAAATGCAGCAGCCGCAACAGATTGTTGTGAATCAGCAAATTCTAAGCGATCCGCAGCGCTTGCAGTACCTACAACAACAGCAGTTGatgcaaaagcaacagcaacagcagcagcaacaacagcagctagTGGGaccgcaacagcaacaaatccttatacaacagcagcaggccccccaacagcagcagatATTGCAGCAGAAGCTTTCCAACGATccccaacagcaacaacaaataatgCAGCTTATCACGCAACAACTTCCGCAACGCACGCCGCCAcctcaacagcaacaacaacaacaactgctgctgcagcaatCTCCGCAACACCATCAGCAAATGCCACAACAGCATTGGTCGCCCCAG AGCCCTGCTGGCGGTCAGGTGGCCCCCAGTACTCCAGGAACTCCGGGGATGCAATCCCCGTTGTCCAGCGTACCAACCACGCCGCAGCCGCAAACACAGCAGCAATTTGTCCCGCGTGGGTTGCGCCCGCAAACCTCTTGGCCCGGTCaggcacagcagcagcaacctcaACCTCctcagcaacagcaacagatcGTCCTGCCGCcaccccaacaacaacaacaacagcagcaacaggcacaggttggccaacaacaacagctggtACTGCAGCAGCCCCAGCAACAGAAAATAGTGGTGGATGAGAAAACACACACGCATCTCATGTCGTTGGATGTTCACAAGAGAGCAGAATACATCGCCAAGTTAAATCAGCAAAATCAGCAAAACAAACCACGGGTAATGCTGCGGCAGCAGGTTGCCTACCAGCCACGACCCGGAGCACCGGGAAACATAGTCTCAACACGACATGCCGGTCCTGTTCCTCCCGGTCACATTATTGTCCAACAGCAAATGCCACCTGGATTAacgcaacagcaacaggtGCTCTGGCTGCAGGCACAACAAGGCAAACGTCAGGTTGTCGTACGCGCCGGAACTTCTGGCCTGAGTCCCATTCAGCAGCAGCCGGGAGTGGGAcctccgcagcagcagcagtcgccGCAGCAGCAGGCTTTTAATCCTAATGATCCCAACCAGCAAATGCTGATGCAGCGCCAACAGTTGCGAGTACAGCAGATTCCCATCCAGCAGCAGGGACCTCAGCAGCTCGGGAAGCAAACGGTGCAGCTCATGACTGGGCCCAACGGGCAGCTGATCGAGCAACAGACGATCGTCcaacagccgcagcagcagtccGCTCCGGGCACGCCCACCACTCCAGGCGCTGGGGGCGTTCTTCCCGGAAATGCCAACATAATGACACAAACCCTGGTCATGACATCAACAA CTCCTGATGGTCAGCCGCAACAAACACCGCAGCAAATGAACCTGAAGACCAAGACGGCACTGGCCAACATGCTAAGTAATCGGTTAGGAAACAATGGAGCTCAGACACCGCAGCAGCAACTAATTCAACTGCCCGATGgtcagcaacaacagcagccccagcagcagcagattgTGCAGCAGGTGGTGGTGACCGGAGCTattcagcaacagcaacaacaattgctcctgcaacaacaacagcagcagcagcaacaaatggttgtccaacagcagcagcatgtCGAACCACCATCAGCAGCTGGTGCTCTCAGAATGATGGGCCAGCAACACAGCGCCTCTGCCGGAGTGCCTGGACCTCCGCGAACTCAACAGGAGTTGCTaatgctgcagcagcaacaacaacaacagcagcaacaactgctgcaacagcagcaaatgCGCAGAGTGGTTGCTCTTCCGCAACAACAGCAGGCACCGCAGCAGCATCTGGTCCAGCAACAGATTGTTGTCGCTCCCCCGCAGTcgccgcaacagcagcaacagatgGCTGTGGGTGTGGGCGTGGGTGTGCCGGTACAGCGGACTCCTCACGGCTACATTCAGGCCCGTCCGGGACAGCCACCGATACCGATGCCCCAGTTCTACGGTCACAATCCAAATCTAAAGCTGCCGgctgatcttttcctggtcgGCTGCACTTTCTACATAGTGGAATACGACGAAACAGACGGCGATGAGCTCCCCATCTGGCTAGATACGATCCGGCAGTTTGGCGGTGACATCGAACGAGTCTACTGCCCCAGGGTTACCCACGTTATTTGCCGCACTCAGCGGCACGGCGTAGTGATGCAGGCGTTGCGGGATGCCAAGCGTTGCGTCACAGCCTACTGGCTAAGTGATATTTGCCTAAAGCGGCAGCTGATGCCTCCGTGGCAACCGCTGCACTTGCCTTTCCCAAGCCAGTTTGGCTATCGGAAGCCGTTAGAACGCTATATAATAACCTCCGAGGGATTTGAGGGCGAAGAGGTGGTGAGGCTGCAGCAGATGGCCGAGGAATGCGGAGCCATCTACACCTCCTATCTTTCCAAGGTGAACACTGTGGTCGTATGCAAGCAACTCGAGGGGAATAAGTTTAATGCGGCCAAGGAGTGGAACATCCCGATGGTCAATGCTCTTTGGCTGAGCGACGTCTGCATCGGCAACCTTAGTGGCCTCTCGCAATACGACAATCCCAAGTACCAGCAGTACAATCTGGTCGCTCCCTTCCGCATCGAATGCAATTTGGTGGCGCACCTGCTGA CTGCTTGGAAGGCGCCTATCAATCTCACACAGGAGGCGCACGAGCGGGTCAAGCGCCATCTGTCCGATCCCTATGGCAACGAGCACAAACTTAAGCGCCAGAAGATGAACTCATTTCAGCAGGAGCAACTGCCTGAGCAAATTGTGTGCCTCGAATATCCTACAACCACCAAGCCACCCAAGGTTATTTTCTCCCAGGTCGCGGATGCCGAGGCACTTAAAAAGGCAGTGTT GATTTTGGGTGGAATTGTGGTGGACAACCCTGCAGATGCCACTCACCTGGTGATGACACGCGAGAGTCGAACCTGCAAGCTGATTCAGGCCTGCTGCCATGTGGACTATGTGCTTAAGTCGAGCTGGATTGCGGATAGTGCCAAAGCTGGTAAATTTGTGCCCACCGATTCATATCGCATACAGCACATACCGGTGGACGAGAACCTGCAGTTCAATCTGAACACTGTTCTGTGCGCACCTACGCGTTCCACGCTGTTTGCGGGAAAATACTTTCACGTGACGCCGGACGTGTTCCCAGCCCGCGAGGAAATCATACGAATGATTGAATCGTCTGGGGGCAAAGTGGAGCCAAAGCGGAGAAGCGGGGCAGCTGTGTCCGAAACACACATTCAGGCGCCCGACTCCTACTTCATAGTGACCTGCCCCACAGACATGCATCTCTGCGCCGATCTCACGCGTCACGGAAACCCAAAGTGCCACATTGTGTCCACGGAGTTCGTCATGAGCTCGATACTCAGGCAGCAGCTGGAGATTGAGCCCAACCTGATACCCTACTTgtataacaacaacaatgtcAATAGCTGCAACAGTAACAAGTCCTAG